One window of Nitrospira sp. genomic DNA carries:
- a CDS encoding Na-translocating system protein MpsB, translated as MEPLETVPDIESRRMELRGVVRLAGEVIAQYWPMRTFVHHNPLHSIEYLPFEEAVKRGKQFMSGNGYLPSLLYREYLKTGRIRATHLDDALKTRVIDKPVTIGSHHVTHGSVLRACLAEGLCAPVMEPLDDQLEDPDRPMIDALVRKLELVILPFSLDDRVRKVVDENRAALCRWLTLSHWCDDTLGTQIVQQINEQMIKWCGAFLDEGHATWAMPGREKGLYEAWKAMASHEWSPCGIKDSRRKIARLPDHPEDALLESLDALGIPSDLLQDYLSLQLTALPGWAGFIKWRGEERDYPWQQAYPVGLVKFLAIRLWYACELVSQACQDHLGIDGRYEAVMAYMRDYPEEYYLRRQRVAGRLPALYAEEVDRLSHRKGQSWNNVLTRYRAEVIPRLQTAVRRAAARRLLALARSLNIDATALVGSVPADLKQVVDWMEAFPESDHGPVWLKALEASYQEQLLGLLRARTEKTVPAETVRPSSQSVYCIDVRSEPFRRHLESIGPHETYGFAGFFAAFIRYRAWGKEHDTEQFPVIMRAKNEVREIPRSYLDHKVSLHAARAKWVHAGHTLLHDLKENVVTPYVMVESLGWFYGLPIFGKTLVPALYQRWTAWLRRLFVPSLPTTLTIDKLAPGETAEMLEAEQQAVIREALREQLGLRSFRITPALVEGLRQRALTVEGDPEPPIAAEEIKQAGLTPETINAFVETLRRQYDLTARSASRHRERLTRTGFTLEEQILTVDTALRMMGLTKNFARLVLFCAHGSTSDNNPYESALDCGACGGNEGKPNARALAMMANNLKVRERIAKHGINIPSDTHFLAGQMDTTTDTIQLFDLEDAPSTHRADIARLQEDLKEASALTSQERCARFPDIQQGVTETEAEAHVRRRSVDWSQVRPEWGLSNNTSFLIGRRELTKGLDLRGRVFLQSYDYREDPSARLLEVLLTAPQVVAQWINMEHYFSAVDNEVYGSGSKIYHNVVGRLGIMSGPWSDLRLGLARQTVMSGEGAYHEPMRLLTIIEAPRPRIEKLIARHEILQHFYHNEWVHLVALDPEDRVWYRYRSDGTWHPIVIALEAASVQEGIETRP; from the coding sequence CTCAAGACGCGAGTCATCGATAAGCCTGTGACCATCGGATCGCACCACGTCACGCACGGCTCGGTTTTGCGCGCCTGTCTGGCCGAAGGACTTTGTGCTCCGGTCATGGAACCGCTTGACGATCAACTGGAGGATCCCGACAGGCCGATGATCGATGCCCTCGTCCGTAAGCTCGAGCTCGTCATCCTTCCGTTCTCACTGGATGATCGAGTCCGCAAGGTCGTGGATGAGAATCGAGCCGCGCTTTGCCGATGGCTCACGCTTTCGCATTGGTGCGACGACACGCTCGGCACACAAATCGTCCAACAGATCAATGAACAAATGATCAAGTGGTGCGGCGCCTTCCTGGACGAAGGTCATGCCACATGGGCCATGCCGGGGCGTGAAAAGGGTCTGTATGAAGCCTGGAAGGCCATGGCCTCCCACGAATGGTCTCCCTGTGGAATCAAGGATAGTCGCAGGAAGATCGCTCGGCTACCGGACCATCCCGAAGACGCGCTCCTCGAAAGCCTGGATGCACTGGGGATTCCCTCTGATCTATTACAAGATTACTTATCGTTACAATTGACCGCGCTGCCAGGCTGGGCCGGCTTTATTAAATGGCGTGGTGAAGAACGTGATTATCCATGGCAACAAGCATACCCGGTGGGTCTGGTGAAATTTCTGGCGATTCGCCTCTGGTACGCGTGTGAACTGGTCTCCCAGGCTTGCCAGGACCATCTTGGTATCGACGGGCGATACGAGGCCGTCATGGCCTATATGCGCGATTATCCAGAAGAATATTATCTCCGACGGCAGCGCGTGGCCGGCCGGTTGCCCGCTCTCTACGCCGAGGAAGTCGACCGGCTCTCGCATCGAAAGGGGCAAAGCTGGAACAATGTCCTCACGAGATACCGTGCCGAAGTCATTCCCCGCCTGCAAACGGCCGTTCGTCGCGCGGCTGCGCGCCGGCTTCTTGCCCTGGCCCGGTCATTGAACATTGATGCAACCGCTCTCGTCGGAAGCGTCCCCGCGGACCTCAAGCAAGTCGTCGACTGGATGGAAGCGTTCCCTGAATCGGACCATGGACCGGTGTGGCTCAAGGCCCTGGAAGCCAGCTACCAGGAACAGCTGTTAGGACTATTGCGCGCGCGTACCGAGAAGACCGTTCCCGCTGAGACGGTGCGCCCGTCCTCGCAGTCGGTCTACTGCATCGATGTGCGTTCCGAACCGTTCCGTCGCCATCTCGAATCGATCGGCCCACACGAGACCTATGGTTTCGCCGGCTTCTTTGCCGCCTTCATCCGCTATCGGGCTTGGGGAAAGGAGCATGATACAGAACAATTCCCGGTGATCATGCGGGCGAAAAACGAGGTGCGCGAGATTCCGCGCAGCTATCTCGATCATAAAGTATCGCTGCACGCGGCGCGGGCCAAGTGGGTGCATGCGGGTCATACGCTCTTGCACGACCTGAAAGAAAATGTCGTGACCCCCTATGTCATGGTGGAATCGCTGGGCTGGTTTTACGGCCTGCCGATTTTCGGCAAGACATTGGTCCCGGCGCTCTACCAGCGCTGGACCGCCTGGTTGCGACGCCTGTTCGTTCCCTCTCTGCCCACCACGTTGACGATAGACAAGCTGGCGCCCGGTGAAACTGCGGAAATGCTCGAAGCGGAACAACAAGCCGTGATCAGGGAGGCCTTGCGCGAGCAACTGGGGCTCCGCAGCTTCCGTATCACGCCCGCCCTCGTCGAAGGCTTGCGCCAGCGCGCGCTGACCGTGGAAGGGGACCCGGAACCGCCGATCGCTGCCGAAGAAATCAAGCAGGCCGGGCTCACCCCGGAGACGATCAACGCGTTTGTCGAAACCCTGCGGCGGCAATACGATCTGACGGCGCGATCGGCGTCGCGACACAGGGAGCGGCTCACCAGGACCGGTTTCACCTTGGAAGAGCAGATCCTGACCGTCGACACTGCGCTCCGTATGATGGGACTGACCAAGAACTTCGCGCGGCTCGTCCTCTTCTGCGCCCACGGGAGCACGTCGGACAACAATCCCTATGAATCCGCCCTCGATTGCGGGGCCTGCGGCGGCAATGAGGGCAAGCCCAACGCTCGTGCCCTCGCGATGATGGCGAACAATCTCAAGGTCCGCGAGCGAATCGCCAAACATGGGATTAACATCCCATCCGACACGCATTTTCTCGCCGGCCAGATGGATACGACGACCGATACCATACAGCTTTTCGACCTCGAAGACGCTCCGTCTACCCATCGCGCGGACATTGCCCGCCTCCAAGAAGACCTCAAAGAAGCCTCCGCGCTCACCAGTCAAGAGCGCTGTGCGCGCTTTCCCGACATCCAACAAGGTGTCACGGAGACGGAAGCCGAGGCGCATGTCCGTAGGCGGAGCGTGGACTGGAGCCAAGTCAGACCGGAGTGGGGCCTGTCAAACAATACGTCGTTCCTGATCGGGCGGCGCGAACTGACGAAAGGCCTAGACCTGAGGGGCCGTGTCTTCCTGCAATCGTACGATTATCGAGAAGATCCGAGCGCCCGACTGCTTGAAGTGTTGCTCACGGCCCCTCAGGTCGTGGCACAGTGGATCAACATGGAACATTATTTCTCCGCCGTCGATAACGAAGTGTACGGCAGCGGGAGCAAGATCTACCATAATGTGGTCGGCCGGCTCGGCATCATGTCCGGACCATGGAGCGATCTTCGGCTTGGATTGGCCAGACAGACCGTCATGAGCGGCGAAGGCGCCTACCACGAGCCGATGCGGCTGCTGACGATCATTGAAGCGCCTCGCCCACGCATTGAGAAATTGATTGCAAGACATGAAATTTTGCAGCACTTTTATCACAACGAGTGGGTCCATTTAGTTGCGCTCGACCCCGAGGACCGGGTTTGGTATCGCTACCGTTCCGATGGGACGTGGCACCCGATCGTGATAGCCTTAGAAGCGGCGTCGGTTCAAGAAGGGATCGAAACCAGGCCGTGA
- a CDS encoding P-II family nitrogen regulator, which yields MGLTLHQMKEIRVIVAGEHRAFVTDLLDRVKASGYTIIGNVSGKGHHGVREAHFMSSEQESLEIILTVVPEDKVEPILAGLRPLFDRHAGLMLVADVAVGRQEYFGKKGTKP from the coding sequence ATGGGATTAACCTTGCATCAGATGAAGGAAATCCGCGTGATTGTCGCGGGAGAACACCGAGCGTTCGTCACCGATCTGTTGGATCGAGTGAAAGCGAGCGGCTACACGATTATCGGCAACGTGTCCGGAAAGGGTCACCACGGGGTGCGGGAGGCGCACTTCATGTCGAGCGAACAGGAGAGCCTCGAAATCATCTTGACCGTCGTGCCCGAAGACAAAGTCGAACCGATTCTCGCGGGGCTTCGTCCCCTCTTCGATCGGCATGCCGGCCTTATGCTCGTCGCCGACGTGGCCGTGGGCAGGCAAGAATACTTCGGAAAGAAAGGCACTAAACCCTGA